A genomic region of Phenylobacterium parvum contains the following coding sequences:
- a CDS encoding fumarylacetoacetate hydrolase family protein → MKIAIYEAGSGPRIGVVLGDRIVDAGLAGPLMDHLEAWAEIAPRLAGLDPASGLPLSGVRLRAPIPRPGKIFAIGLNYADHISESGMGTPERQVWFTKAQTSVNGPFDPVQAPRVSQAVDYEAEMVAVIGRRGKHIAREDAAAHIFGYCVGNDVTERAWQHATPQWSLGKSFDTHAPFGPWITTGDEVDPHALDIRCTVNGDERQASNTRHLVFDVFDQVAHLSQAMTLEPGDVIFTGTPGGIGAAMTPRRFLKPGDVVRVEIQGLGAIENRIEAEA, encoded by the coding sequence ATGAAGATCGCCATCTACGAAGCGGGCTCCGGCCCACGCATCGGCGTCGTCCTGGGCGACCGTATCGTCGACGCCGGCCTGGCCGGCCCGCTGATGGATCACCTGGAGGCCTGGGCCGAAATCGCCCCTCGGCTCGCCGGACTGGATCCCGCCTCGGGCCTCCCCCTCTCCGGGGTCCGGCTCCGCGCGCCCATCCCCCGGCCAGGGAAGATCTTCGCCATCGGGCTCAACTACGCAGACCACATCTCCGAGAGCGGCATGGGGACCCCCGAGCGCCAGGTCTGGTTCACCAAGGCCCAGACCTCGGTCAACGGGCCCTTCGATCCCGTCCAGGCGCCCAGGGTCTCCCAGGCGGTGGACTACGAGGCCGAGATGGTCGCGGTGATCGGCCGGCGCGGCAAGCACATCGCCCGCGAGGACGCCGCCGCCCACATCTTCGGCTACTGCGTCGGCAACGACGTGACCGAGCGGGCCTGGCAGCACGCCACGCCCCAGTGGAGCCTGGGCAAGTCCTTCGACACCCACGCCCCCTTCGGACCCTGGATCACCACCGGCGACGAGGTCGATCCCCACGCCCTGGACATCCGTTGCACCGTCAACGGCGACGAGCGGCAGGCCTCGAACACCCGCCACCTGGTCTTCGACGTCTTCGACCAGGTCGCCCACCTGTCCCAGGCCATGACCCTTGAGCCGGGCGACGTCATCTTCACCGGCACTCCCGGCGGGATCGGCGCGGCCATGACCCCCCGTCGGTTCCTCAAGCCCGGCGACGTCGTCCGGGTGGAGATCCAGGGCCTCGGCGCCATCGAGAACCGCATCGAGGCGGAGGCCTGA